Proteins encoded in a region of the Chryseobacterium piperi genome:
- a CDS encoding M4 family metallopeptidase, protein MKTKFTLVLSISAYLFASGQETPAKLISGKNGLHAELISFDKSRPDFKGTPVLFDEASKRFSQGQGLKIGAEKDQLGFETHRFQQTINGIPVEYGMMAVQTKDGKIVSETGKWVLNAPAAIEKKISISENIALQNAMSFVGADSYKWQNRDEEAFIKKEAKNSQATFFPKGELVYYSEPTDEKLSNLKLAYKFDIYAEKPLSRQYVFVDAKSGTILGTEQLIHEANTPGTAVTAYSGNRSIVTDSYAGQYRLRESGRNGGTSVETYNLNRGVVYQLATDFTDADNYWNNVNINKDQYATDAHWGAEMTLDYLYTKFGRRSIDDNNFAIKSYVHYAVNFFNAFWDGQRMTYGDGDNSNNFQPLTALDVCGHEITHGMTSKTANLAYQRESGALNEGFSDIFGNTVERWARPNQANWTLGEDFGRVIRNMANPKDYNQPDTYMGTYWKDASTTGCQVPNQTNNNCGVHTNSGVLNYWYYLLVSGGTGTNDKGFSYNVSGIGFDKAAAIAYRTLTTYLTASSNYANARTYSLIAAKDLYGEGSNEIKQVTNAWDAVGVGGGTSPAGKMTDAGLSTYTISPNPARDKFMVSFEGKSGSGVVEVINVTGKRELSEKFRTQDGVNKIDVKLPSNMLPGVYMIMVNGQKAGSLIKK, encoded by the coding sequence ATGAAAACAAAATTTACTCTTGTATTAAGCATTAGTGCTTACCTATTTGCCTCCGGGCAAGAAACTCCAGCAAAACTTATTTCCGGTAAAAACGGACTTCATGCAGAATTGATTAGTTTTGATAAAAGCAGACCTGATTTCAAAGGAACTCCTGTTTTGTTTGACGAAGCATCCAAAAGATTTTCACAGGGTCAGGGTTTGAAGATTGGGGCCGAAAAAGACCAGCTAGGTTTTGAGACTCATAGATTTCAGCAAACAATCAATGGTATTCCTGTAGAATACGGGATGATGGCTGTACAAACTAAGGATGGGAAAATTGTAAGTGAAACAGGGAAGTGGGTTCTGAATGCGCCAGCTGCAATAGAGAAAAAAATAAGTATCTCGGAAAATATTGCTTTACAAAATGCAATGTCCTTTGTAGGGGCTGATTCTTATAAATGGCAGAATAGAGATGAAGAGGCTTTTATCAAGAAAGAGGCTAAAAACTCTCAAGCTACTTTTTTTCCAAAAGGAGAATTGGTGTATTATTCAGAGCCTACGGATGAGAAACTATCCAATTTAAAACTTGCCTATAAATTTGATATTTATGCTGAAAAACCACTAAGCCGGCAGTATGTATTTGTAGATGCTAAATCAGGTACGATTCTAGGTACTGAGCAACTGATCCATGAAGCTAACACTCCAGGGACAGCAGTTACTGCATATAGTGGAAACAGATCAATTGTTACGGATTCTTACGCAGGGCAATACAGATTAAGAGAAAGCGGAAGAAACGGAGGAACTTCAGTAGAAACCTATAATTTGAATAGAGGTGTAGTATATCAGCTGGCCACAGATTTCACAGATGCAGATAATTACTGGAATAACGTTAATATCAATAAAGATCAATATGCTACCGATGCCCATTGGGGAGCAGAAATGACATTAGATTATCTGTATACAAAATTTGGAAGAAGAAGCATTGATGACAATAACTTTGCGATAAAATCATATGTTCATTATGCGGTTAATTTTTTCAATGCATTCTGGGATGGACAAAGGATGACTTATGGAGATGGAGATAACTCTAATAACTTCCAGCCATTAACAGCCCTTGATGTTTGTGGTCATGAAATTACGCATGGTATGACAAGTAAAACGGCAAACCTTGCTTACCAGAGAGAGTCAGGAGCATTGAATGAAGGGTTCTCCGATATTTTTGGAAATACGGTAGAACGCTGGGCGAGACCTAATCAGGCTAACTGGACTCTGGGTGAAGATTTTGGTCGTGTGATTAGGAATATGGCTAATCCTAAAGATTATAATCAACCGGATACCTATATGGGGACATATTGGAAAGATGCTTCAACAACAGGATGTCAGGTTCCTAATCAGACAAACAATAATTGCGGAGTGCATACCAACTCAGGTGTTCTTAATTATTGGTATTATTTATTAGTGAGTGGTGGAACGGGAACTAATGATAAAGGGTTCTCCTATAATGTTTCAGGTATTGGATTTGATAAAGCTGCTGCAATTGCATACAGAACATTAACAACTTACCTTACGGCATCTTCTAATTATGCCAATGCAAGGACTTATTCACTTATTGCTGCTAAAGATCTGTATGGTGAAGGAAGTAATGAGATAAAACAGGTTACTAATGCCTGGGATGCTGTTGGTGTTGGAGGTGGAACATCTCCTGCTGGGAAAATGACTGATGCAGGTCTTTCAACATATACTATCAGTCCTAATCCTGCAAGAGATAAGTTCATGGTTTCATTTGAAGGAAAATCAGGATCTGGTGTTGTGGAAGTGATTAATGTTACCGGAAAAAGAGAACTTTCTGAAAAATTCAGAACACAAGACGGTGTAAACAAAATTGATGTTAAACTTCCGTCTAATATGCTTCCCGGAGTATATATGATTATGGTAAATGGTCAAAAAGCAGGAAGCCTAATTAAAAAGTAA